From the genome of Puniceicoccales bacterium, one region includes:
- a CDS encoding CesT family type III secretion system chaperone produces MTNARFREIVQTWLDSINSVKNEKFAIDETGRCKFFFNDMEFILEVPDGSDRFFIYAPLFEVPIHSDGLLYYALSLNLFQVETVGTTLAIDRSANFFVLSYHALISTIDSAKFQKLLGAFIYTTQTITEKLLKEHRRRSARSA; encoded by the coding sequence ATGACAAATGCAAGATTTCGTGAAATAGTTCAAACATGGCTTGATTCTATAAATAGCGTAAAAAACGAAAAATTTGCCATCGATGAGACTGGACGATGTAAATTTTTTTTCAATGATATGGAATTTATTCTTGAGGTACCGGATGGTAGCGACAGATTTTTCATATATGCGCCGTTGTTCGAGGTTCCGATTCATTCGGACGGCCTGCTATACTATGCTCTATCATTAAATTTATTTCAGGTGGAGACGGTGGGCACGACATTGGCCATAGATAGATCTGCGAACTTCTTCGTTCTGTCCTACCATGCCTTGATATCAACGATTGATTCGGCAAAGTTCCAAAAACTACTTGGAGCATTTATTTATACCACCCAGACAATTACCGAAAAACTATTGAAGGAACATAGAAGACGGTCAGCCCGGTCAGCCTAA
- the tmk gene encoding dTMP kinase: protein MRFHGKFITLEGIEGTGKSTQMAFISKELSARAMDVLTLREPGCTKISEKIRNLLQYDEECHNMFPETELLLFEASRAQLVREVIVPALGKGTWVVCDRFFDSTIAYQGSARNLPMSIIEMLNSFAVGNCVPDMTIILDLDPRLSLARLSKRNRHLDRIETESLEFFSLVRKKYLEIAKTDDRFAVVDASVEPAVLGKNIMNEITKKFF, encoded by the coding sequence ATGCGGTTTCATGGAAAATTCATAACTCTCGAGGGGATAGAAGGTACCGGTAAGTCGACCCAGATGGCTTTCATTTCAAAGGAGTTATCTGCCCGTGCCATGGATGTGCTGACTCTCCGGGAACCGGGATGTACGAAGATCAGTGAAAAGATTAGGAATTTGTTACAATACGACGAGGAGTGTCATAATATGTTCCCAGAAACGGAGTTATTACTCTTTGAAGCCAGTAGAGCCCAATTGGTCCGGGAGGTGATCGTTCCAGCCCTTGGTAAAGGTACCTGGGTTGTCTGTGACAGGTTCTTCGATTCCACCATTGCCTACCAGGGTTCCGCTAGAAACCTACCAATGTCAATTATCGAAATGTTAAATTCTTTTGCCGTAGGAAATTGCGTACCAGATATGACGATAATCCTGGATCTGGATCCCAGGTTGAGCTTGGCGCGCCTGAGTAAAAGAAATAGGCATTTGGATCGAATAGAAACGGAGAGTTTGGAGTTTTTTTCATTGGTGAGAAAAAAATATCTCGAGATCGCGAAGACGGATGATAGATTTGCCGTTGTCGATGCTTCGGTTGAGCCGGCTGTGCTTGGTAAAAATATAATGAATGAAATCACAAAGAAATTTTTTTAA
- a CDS encoding site-2 protease family protein: MGTLDIRQSIVCYLLFVLSISIHEFSHAFVAYLFGDSTAKTYGRMTLNPLAHLDLIGTVLIPLTMMIVPCNIAIVGWGRPVPVDIRNFKYRTIGDICTNLAGPFSNLIVATFLMIINCSPWFCHNNVVRHLLAIAACMNISLAIFNLLPLPPLDGSCLLKYVTNMSEEAFLMISQWSYIIMLVLINLPQFRHLLFNAINYTFYGIGYLSCKIVGTTEDMLFSFIK, translated from the coding sequence ATGGGTACTCTAGACATACGACAATCCATTGTCTGCTATTTATTGTTTGTTTTATCCATCAGTATCCATGAGTTTTCTCATGCATTTGTCGCCTATCTGTTCGGAGATTCCACAGCGAAGACCTATGGGAGGATGACACTGAACCCGTTGGCTCACCTAGACCTAATAGGCACAGTCCTCATACCATTGACCATGATGATAGTTCCCTGTAACATCGCCATTGTGGGTTGGGGTAGGCCGGTTCCAGTGGATATTCGCAACTTTAAGTACAGAACCATTGGCGATATCTGCACCAATTTGGCTGGGCCTTTTTCAAACCTAATTGTGGCAACTTTTCTTATGATCATTAATTGTTCACCCTGGTTTTGTCATAACAATGTGGTCCGGCATTTACTTGCCATTGCGGCTTGCATGAATATATCCTTGGCGATTTTTAACCTACTGCCGCTGCCGCCACTGGATGGTTCGTGTCTATTAAAATATGTGACAAATATGAGTGAAGAGGCTTTTTTGATGATATCCCAATGGTCCTATATTATCATGCTGGTCTTGATAAATTTGCCGCAATTTCGACATCTTCTATTTAACGCCATAAACTACACATTTTATGGAATTGGTTATCTTAGTTGTAAAATCGTAGGTACCACAGAAGATATGTTGTTTTCCTTCATAAAGTAA
- a CDS encoding alpha/beta fold hydrolase: MTKAKLKLPQYLVAEYPFDNNFFEDENGHKLHYVDEGKGDVVLMLHGNPTWSYYYRNLIKSLANEFRCVALDHLGCGLSDKPQDYNYCLANHIKNARRLAESLDFGKFHLVMHDWGCAIGMALAERWPERIISITVMNGAAFLSKKIPKRINFCRVSPIAKFLVLGLNAFALGSSYMSVNYPMSNNIRRGYLYPYDSWENRIALLRFVQDIPMDRDHKSWETLAKIDDNLDILGQKKSLILWGQKDFCFTGTFLRTWTDVFENAHVIKLEDCGHYVLEDAKTLGTETIKNFLSSTCKPNIVMYS, translated from the coding sequence ATGACTAAAGCAAAGTTAAAGTTACCACAATATTTGGTGGCCGAGTATCCATTTGATAACAATTTTTTCGAGGATGAAAATGGCCATAAATTACACTATGTGGATGAAGGCAAAGGTGATGTTGTGCTTATGCTCCATGGCAATCCAACCTGGTCCTATTACTATAGAAATTTAATAAAATCTCTGGCCAACGAGTTTCGGTGCGTTGCCCTTGATCATCTGGGCTGCGGCCTATCTGACAAACCCCAGGACTATAACTACTGTCTGGCAAACCACATAAAGAACGCACGCCGGCTGGCCGAAAGTCTCGACTTTGGCAAATTTCACCTGGTGATGCACGACTGGGGCTGCGCCATAGGCATGGCTCTGGCCGAAAGGTGGCCTGAGCGAATCATAAGCATTACCGTAATGAACGGAGCCGCGTTCCTATCCAAAAAGATACCGAAGCGAATAAATTTTTGCAGGGTGTCTCCGATTGCTAAGTTTCTTGTGCTTGGCCTGAATGCGTTTGCGCTGGGTTCCAGTTACATGTCCGTTAACTATCCAATGAGCAATAACATACGGCGCGGATACCTCTATCCCTATGATTCCTGGGAAAACCGAATTGCCCTGCTGCGGTTCGTGCAGGACATACCCATGGATCGTGACCATAAATCCTGGGAAACCCTGGCAAAAATAGACGATAACCTGGATATTCTTGGCCAGAAGAAATCACTTATCCTATGGGGCCAGAAGGACTTCTGTTTCACCGGCACATTTCTCAGGACCTGGACCGATGTTTTTGAAAATGCGCATGTGATAAAACTGGAGGACTGCGGCCACTATGTCCTCGAAGACGCCAAAACCCTGGGAACTGAAACTATAAAGAATTTTCTATCAAGTACATGTAAACCAAACATAGTCATGTACAGCTAG
- a CDS encoding Nif3-like dinuclear metal center hexameric protein, translated as MNVTLDEVVTYCNKRLNVKETFDYPNAFNGLQFANSGRVSKVAAAVDASLESICLAREAGADLLLAHHGLFWSRSTPVVDEVYAKYKALIDSDMAVYSAHLPLDAHPEIGNNAILARELGLTVSSFESLGFHEVKIAAVVNDPIDREELAGRLTNKFARVIRMEFGPSMVKKLAIISGGGGQAIPSLGDFGIDTFITGECKQHGYSQAYEHGLNVYVCGHYATERFGIMALASELGKSFSLPQVFIETFCQL; from the coding sequence GTGAATGTAACTCTGGATGAAGTCGTAACCTATTGCAATAAAAGGCTTAATGTCAAAGAAACCTTCGACTATCCCAACGCATTTAATGGGTTACAATTTGCGAATTCTGGAAGGGTTTCCAAGGTGGCTGCTGCGGTGGACGCCTCGCTGGAGTCAATCTGCCTGGCCAGGGAAGCCGGTGCGGACCTGTTGTTGGCCCACCACGGCCTATTCTGGTCCAGGTCAACGCCGGTCGTTGATGAGGTCTATGCAAAATATAAGGCGTTGATAGATAGCGACATGGCGGTTTATAGCGCACACTTGCCGTTGGACGCTCACCCGGAGATTGGGAATAATGCCATTCTGGCCCGGGAGCTTGGACTGACCGTTTCGAGTTTTGAATCCCTGGGTTTTCATGAGGTGAAAATTGCTGCTGTTGTGAATGATCCCATTGATAGAGAAGAGCTTGCCGGTAGATTAACAAATAAATTTGCCCGGGTGATCCGGATGGAATTTGGCCCATCGATGGTAAAAAAACTTGCCATAATTTCCGGTGGTGGAGGCCAGGCAATCCCTTCTTTGGGCGATTTTGGCATCGATACGTTTATAACCGGCGAGTGCAAACAACATGGCTATTCCCAGGCCTATGAACATGGGCTAAACGTTTACGTATGTGGACATTACGCAACGGAACGTTTTGGAATTATGGCCCTGGCCAGCGAGCTGGGCAAATCATTTTCTTTGCCCCAGGTTTTTATCGAAACTTTCTGCCAATTGTGA